The Xanthomonas rydalmerensis genomic interval GCGTGTACTCCAGGCTGCGGCGGCCGGCGAGGGCGTCGGCGACGGCGATGCGCGCGCTCGAGCTGGGCTTCAGCGCGACGCTCACCACGTCCGCCGTTTCCGGGCCGATCGAGATCCCAGGCGCAGCCTGCAGGCTGCCGGCGGCTTCGCCCCCCACGCCCAGATCCAGGCGCAAGGTGTCGTAGCGCATCGGGATGCTGCTGTAGTTCTGCAGGCGCAGTTCCACCTTCCAACTGCCGTCCATGTTGACCGTCAGCTGCTGCACGCTGGCGGCCGGGTCGGACACACGCCGCACGATGCCGTCGCTGCAGGCGCCGAGCAATGCGGTGCACAACACGAGCAAGCCGAGGCGGAGCGGGTGACGCATGGGCGGATCCCAGGGTAGGTAGACCGGCGAAGACTACACCACACCCCTGTCTAACGTTGTGGCGCGGTGCTGGCGGATCCCGCTACGCGGCGTCGACGCCTGGCGCCGCGGGAGGGCGGTTGGCGCGCTATGGCTGGCGATATCCAATGGGCGTTTTCGCGACCAAATGGATGAAGACACATCACCCATGGCCATCCTCATGTCGCGCTCTCGCCAAAGGCATCAGGCCGTGGCGATGTGCCGGCGCGTGCCGGCGCCGATTGGCTGATCTAGGGACGTGCGAGCGTGCCGGTTCGTCACCTCTCGTTCCTTGTCTCAAGCACCGGTGCGGCGGGTGCAGCGCAGCAGCGGCTGGAGCTGGAGGTGGAGCGGCTGGCCTGCAGCGCGTCTAGCCGTGTCTGCTGAGGCTGGATCCGGTGTGCCTGTTGCCGCGCCAACGCGGTCGGTGCGCTCGGCTCAGCGTGGCCGGCGCGGTTCGGCTTTCGTCAGGCGTTTCGTCAGGCGGCCAGCATCAGCCGTCGCTGTTCCAGTCATCCAATAGGTCCCGGTGAGCCAGTTGGCCTGTATGTGGCTGAATTTGTTCAGGGCGTGGTGCGGTCCCCATTGCTGTTCGATTTTCGGGCAGTGTCCACGGCAATCCGGCCGGCGGCCATCTCCAGGCGTCCCTGCCGTGCGCCGGCCGGATGCCGAGGACGCGTCCAGCATCGCGCCATCCCCGGGTCGGACGCCGTCGGCGCACCCCGCAGCGATCGGTAGGAAAATTCTGCAACATTGCGCTTGCCCAATTCCGATCGCCTCGCTATGATGCGCGTCCTCGCACCGGTCCTGCCGCGTTGCGCAGTGGCCGAGTAGCTCAGTTGGTAGAGCAGGGGATTGAAAATCCCCGTGTCGGCGGTTCGATTCCGTCCTCGGCCACCACTCTTTCAGGGCTTGCAGCAATGCAAGCCCTTTTCTTTTGCCGCAAGGTTTTGCGGCGTTTGTCCGGCTTTTGCGGCTTGTTGTTGTTCCGGTGGTCCCGGTAGCCGGAGTTGCCGCGGCGTCGCCATCCGGACTCTGTGCCGCATCCGTGCGCTATGCAGACTTCCGCATGCGCCCGCGGCTTTTGACGGCTGCCTACACCGAGCGCATGTGAAGAAGGCGTGTCCAATTCTGTAGACAAATACGCCCCTTTCACGGTTTTCCGGGATATTTCGCTCAATCAATGGCGCCGCCTGTCGTAATCATAGGCATGGGCAATCAGGGGACCTGCCAATGACCAGCGGATTCGGACGGATATGTGGCGGCGTCGTGCTGCTGTGGGCCATGGCGGGCACCGCGATGGCGGCCCCCGCCGACCAGGCGGAGCACGCGGGCGAGCAGGGCGGTCCCGGTGCCGATGCGCCTTACATCGAGCAGGTCGGCTCCGAGTGCGTGATGGTCAACACCTATCTGCAGCGACGCGACGGGGTGGTCGAGCGCGTGGTGCTGCGCGAGCCGGTGCAATGCGCCAGCCAGCCGGACCAGCGCTCCATGGCCGACCTGAGCAACTGACCGGCCGTGCCATGATTGCCGGCGTTCCGCGCCGCGCTTTACATCGCTGCGCAGCTCCTGCATAAGCTGCTGCTTCCCGTCCATCGGAACCTGCGCATGCGCTTCTCGCCGATCGCGCTGCTGTTGCTGGCGTGCCTGTTGTGCCTCGCACCGCCGCTGCGCGCCGCGCAGCCGGTGACCTCGGTCGCCGAGTTCGATCTCGGTCGTTATGCCGGGCAGTGGCACGAGATCGCGCACCTGCCGGTCTCCTTCCAGAAGAAGTGCGTCGGCGACGTCACCGCAGCCTACGTGTTGCGCGACGATGGCCAGATCGGCGTGCGCAACGCCTGTCGCACTGCCAGCGGCGACAGGCTGGCGGCCGAAGGCGTGGCAAGGCGGGTGGAGGGGCATCCCGGGCGGTTGCAGGTGCGCTTTGCGCCGGACTGGCTGGGCTGGGTACCGTTCGTGTGGGCCGACTACTGGGTGATCGCGCTGGATCCGGATTATCAGTGGGCGTTGATCGGCGAACCTGGGCGCAAGTACCTGTGGGTGCTGTCGCGCTCGCCGCGCATGTCGCGCACGGTGTTCGAAGGGATCAAGGCCAAGGCGCTGGCGATGGGGTATGACCTCGATCCGCTGCTGGTGGTCGCGCCGCTGGATTGACGGTGCTGGCGCCGGTCGCCTCGCCACGCGGCCTCATGTGCCGAATGTCTCGTGTGTCGTCTCGGTAGGTGTTGTGCGCCGCGGGCTTGGCAAACGGGCCGGCATGCCTGCGCGCTTCGCCTTGCCGCGATGCGATGACATGCGCCAGCGACGAACTGCCGCTTGTGTCTCACGCGCAGCGCGTGTCGGACGGTTGCATTCGCGTGGCGAGGAGCCGCACTGCGCGCATCGCGTGATCCGCGCTAGCTGGGAAACGCCGTCAGCGCCGCGTCCAGCAGCGCCGCGCTGTCGCCGTCGCGCAGGGTCTGCAGTGCGCTGCGACCGTCGGCGAGGCGTACCTCCCGCAGCCATTGCGACAGCGTCGCCAGGTCGCTGCCGCAGCCGTTCCAGGCCACGCAGATGGTTTCGCCGACATTGTGCAGGTCGGCGTGGTTCAGGTGCTCCAGGGTTCCGTCGTGCGCAAGCCAGGCGAGCGCGCGTTGCGCATCCTCCGGCGCGCCATAGGCGGCGCCGTCGATCAGCGACAGCAGGTCATTGCTGTCGGCGCGGCGCGCGGCCCGGCGCCGTTCGGCGCGGCGCATGCCCTGCAGGATCGCCTTGATCCTTTCTTCGTGGAGGTTGCCGGTCATGGGCGGCAAGGGCGATGGGGCGAAGGGATCACTCCGTGCGCTCGGCACGCAGGTGCAATTCGCCGTCGGCCAGGCGTGCGCGCAGGCGATCGCCGGGCGCGACCTGGGCCGCCGAGCGCACCACGCTGCCGTCGTCGGCGCGGCTCAGGATGCTGTAGCCGCGCGCCACCGTGGCCAGCGGGCTGACCGTCTCCAGTGCACGGGCCAACGCCCGCAGGCGCTGCGCATCGGCCTGCAGCTGCCGCGCCATCGCCGCCTGCGGGCGCCGGCCCAGCGCAAGCAGGCGCACGCGCAGCATCGCCAGCCGCCGCTGCGGTTGGGAGGCGCGCAGCACTGCGGCGGCATGGCGCAACTGCGCATGGCGGCGTTCCTGCTGTTGCCGCCAGACTGTCTTCAGCCGTCGTCCGAGCTCGTGCTGGCGGCGCTGCAGCAATTGCAGGCGCGCTTGCGGACTCTGCGCCTGCAGGCGCAGCAGGGCGCGGTCGGCGCGTTGCTGCGCTTGCCGCAGCCGGTGCTGCTGCCAGCGCAGCAGCGCGGCATGCTGGGCACGCAGGCGCGCACTAAGATCGCGCTGGTCGGGGGCCAGCAATTCGGCGGCGACCGACGGCGTCGGCGCACGCAGGTCGGCGGCGAAATCGGCCAGGGTCACGTCGGTTTCGTGGCCGACCGCCGACACCACCGGGGTGATGGCCGCGGCGATGGTGCGTGCCAGGTGTTCGTCGTTGAACGCCCACAGGTCCTCCAGCGAACCGCCGCCGCGGGTCAGCAGGATCGCGTCGTAGCGGCCGCTGGCGTCGGCCTGGCGCAGCAATGCGGCGATCTGCGCCGCTGCGCTGTCGCCCTGGACCAGGCTCGGCAGAATGTCCACCTGCAGCAGCGGCATGCGCCGGCCGAGCACGCTCAGCACGTCGCGCACTGCGGCGCCGCTGGGCGAGGTGATGACCGCCAGGCGGCGCATGAACCCGGGCAGGGCGCGCTTGCGCTCGCTGGCGAACAGGCCCTCGGCGGCGAGCCGGGCCTTGAGGTCCTCGAACGCGCGGCGCAATGCGCCTTCGCCGGCCTCCTCCAGGTGGTCCAGCACCAACTGGTAGTCGCCGCGCGCTTCGTACAGGGTCAGGCGCCCGCGCGCGAGCACGCGCAGGCCTTCGCGTGGCACGAACCGCAGCCACTGGCTCTTGGGCTTGAACATGGCGCAACGCACCTGTGCGCGCGCGTCCTTCAGGGTGAAGTACAGATGGCCGGACGAGGGACGGGTGACGTTGCCCAGTTCGCCTTCCACCCAGGCCACTGAGAACGTGCTCTCCAGCAGGTCGCGGGCCAGCGTGTTGAGCTGGCTGGGGCTGAGGATCTGGTCGGCGCGATCGGGCATGCGGGCAGTGCAGGGCGTACGGGCGCCTATCCTCGCACGTTCGCTTTCGGCATCGGCGCTGCCGGCGCTGCCGCCACACGGGTCGGCGCCTGCGCATGCTGCGCCAGCGCCCATTGCACGTGCTCGCGCACCAGCGGCGAGGGATGCTGCGCGCGCGCGCCGAGCGCGGCCAGCACCTGCGGCGTGGTCGGGGCGTTGCCCAGCGCCACCGCCAGATTGCGCAGCCAGCGTTCGTGGCCGCTGCGGCGGATCGCGCTGCCTTCGGTGCGGCGCAGGAATTCGTCTTCCTCCCAGGCGAATAACTGCGCCAGCGTGGCCTTGTCCAGATCGTTGCGGGCGCGGAAGTCCGGCTCGTCGCTGCGCTTGGCGAACTTGTTCCAGGGGCAGATCAGCTGGCAGTCGTCGCAGCCGAAGATACGGTTGCCGATCGCTGGACGCAGGTCTTCGGGGATTGCGCCGTCGTGCTCGATGGTCAGGTAGGCGATGCAGCGGCGGGCATCGAGCCGATACGGCGCGACGATCGCCTGGGTCGGGCAGACGTCGATGCAGCGCGTGCAGGTGCCGCAGTGCGCGGTGGCCGGCGGATCGATCGGCAGCGGCAGATCGACGTAGATCTCGCCGAGGAAGAACCAGGAGCCGCCGTTGCGGTCGATCAGGCAGGTGTGCTTGCCGATCCAGCCGAGGCCGGCGTCGCGCGCCAGGGCGCGTTCGAGCACCGGTGCCGAATCGACGAACACGCGGTGGCCGAACGGGCCGATCTCGTCCTGGATGCGCTCGGCCAGCTTCTGCAGGCGGTTGCGCATCAGCTTGTGATAATCGCGGCCCAGCGCATAGCGCGCGACGTAGGCGCGCTCGCCGTCGCGCAGCGTGTCCCAGGCCGAATCGTCGTCGTTTCGGCCGTAGTCCAGGCCCACCGAGATTACCCGCAGCGTGCCGGGAATGAGTTCGGCCGGGCGCGCGCGCTTGTCGCCGTGCTGGGCCATCCAGTGCATCGTGCCGTACAGGCCCTGCGCCAGCCAGTCGCGCAGATGCGCCTCGTCCTGCTGCAGTTCGATCCCGGCGATGCCGCAGCGCTGGAAGCCGAACGTGCGCGCCAACGCGCGGATGCGCGCGGCCGCAGCGTGGGGGTCGGCGATGTCGAGGCGGGCGGACATCGCGCAAGTATAGAATCCCGTGCATGTACGACTGCTTCGATCTCTACGCCACCGAGGCCGCACGCCGCATCGATGCGCAGGCCACCGCGCTGCTCGGCGGCGACGGCTACACGCTGATGCAGCGCGCCGGCCAGGCCGCCTGGCAGACGCTGCTGCAGCGCTGGCCACAGGCGCAGCGCATCCTGGTGGCCTGCGGTAGCGGCAACAACGGCGGCGATGGTTACGTGCTGGCCCGGCTGGCGCATCGCGCCGGGCGCCAGGTGCGCGTGCTGCAGTTGCCCGGGCGCGGTCCGCAATCGCCGCTGGCGCAGCGCGCCTGCACCGACTACATCGGCGTCGGCGGACGCATCGAGGAGTTCGACGCAGCGCTGGCGCCGGCCGATGTGGTGGTCGATGCGCTGCTCGGCATCGGCCTCAATCGCGCACCGGACGCCGAACTGGCCGCGCTGCTCGGCGCGCTGGGCGGGCTCGGCGCGCCGGTGCTGGCGCTGGACGTGCCCAGCGGCGTGGACGCCGAGTCCGGCAGCGTGCCCGGTGCGGTGTTGCCGGCGACGCTGACGCTGCAGTTCATCGTGGCCCACGCCGGCTTGCATACCGGCGCGGCCTTGAACCATGTCGGCGAGCGGGCGCTGGCGACGCTGGAGGTGCCACCGGCCGCGTTCGCCGGCTGCGCGCCGCGCGCGCAGGCCTGGGCCGTTGGCGCCTTGCGCAGCCGTCTGGCGCCGCGTCGGCAGGACAGCCACAAGGGCGATTCCGGCCATGTGCTGTGCGTCGGCGGCAACCTCGGCAGCGGTGGGGCGGTGATGCTCAGCGCCGAATCGGCGCTGCGCAGTGGGGCCGGCCTGGTCAGCGTGGCGACCCGCGGCGTGCACGTGGCGCCGTTGCTGGCGCGCTGTCCGGAGGCGATGGTGCATGCGGTCGACGAGGCGGCGTCGTTGGCGCCGTTGCTGGGCAAGGCCAGCGTGGTCGCACTCGGCCCCGGGCTGGGCCAGGACGCCTGGGCGCAGGCGCTGTGGCAGGCGGTGCTGGCCGACGAGGACTGCGCACTGGTGGTGGATGCCGACGCATTGAATCTGCTGGCGCAGGCGCCACGTGCCGTGCCGCAGGCGGTGCTGACCCCGCATCCGGGCGAGGCCGGGCGCCTGCTCGGTATCGCCACCGCCGAGGTGCAACGCGATCGCTTCGCCGCTGCCGCGGCGTTGGCCGAGCGCTATCAGGCCGCGGTGGTGCTGAAAGGCGCCGGCAGCCTGGTTGCCGCGCCCGGGCAAACGCCACGGGTGATCGCCGCCGGCAATCCGGGCATGGCGGTCGGCGGCATGGGCGATCTGTTGACCGGGGTGATCGCGGCGCTGCGCGCGCAAGGCCTGCCGGCATTCGAAGCGGCCAGCGTCGGCGCCCTGCTGCATGCCGGCGCCGGCGACCATGCCGCTGCCGCGGGCCAGCGCGGGCTGCTGCCCACCGACCTGTTGCCGGCGTTGCGGCGCCTGTCCAATCCGGAATCCGAACCATGAGCATCACCTTGTTCCTGCCCGACAGCGAGGCCACCGAACGCCTCGGCCGCGCGCTGGCCGCGACCCGCCCGGCGCAGGCCTCCGTGCATCTGCACGGGGATTTGGGCGCCGGCAAATCGACCCTGGCGCGGGCGCTGCTGCGCGCGCTCGGCGTGCAGGGGGCGATCCGCAGCCCCACCTACACCCTGGTGGAGCGCTACCCGTTGGCCGACGGCGAGGCCTGGCACCTGGATCTGTACCGCATCGGCGCGGCCGGCGAACTGGATTTCCTGGGGCTGGACGAGGGCGGGGCCACGCTGTGGCTGGTGGAATGGCCCGAGCGCGGTGGGGACGTGCTGGCGCCGGCCGACCTGGACGTGCGCCTGGCGGTGCGCGATCACGGGCGCAGCGTCGCCCTGCAGGCGCGTACCGATGCGGGCGCCGCGTGGCTGGCGCGGGTGGCCGAGGAGGCCGACTTGCAAGGACTTTTTGCCGGCTGACGCTAGAAAGTGAAGGCAGGTTATGGATTATTAAGGGAAAACCGCTTGCCTTTGGCTCCCAGCGATGTTTGAATCGCGTTATGCGCCCGGGGACCCGTCTTTTCACCAGTCTTGCCGCTGCCGCAGGCTGGTGCCTGGCGGTGCAGACGGCGTTTGCCGGGCAGGTACAGTCGGTCTCGCTCGACAACGGTGCCACCGGCACCCGCGCCGAGATCCGCCTGCAGGGCAGTGGCGGCTTCAGCACGCTGTCGCTGGCCAATCCGAATCGCCTCGTGGTCGATCTTCCCGATTCCTCCGCCGCCAAGGGCCTGAAGCTGCCGGCCGGCGGCGGCGTGGTCAGCGCGGTGCGCACCGGACACCCGGTGCCGGGCACCTTGCGCATCGTGTTCGACCTGAGCAGCTCGGTGGTGGCGTTCAAGCCGCAGATGCAGACCATCGGCGGCAGTTCGGTGCTGGTGATCGAGTGGCCGGGCGAGGCGCCGTCGGGTCGTGCGGTGGCTGGCGACGCGCCGGCAGCCGCGACCCCGGTACCGCAGGCCGCGCCGCCCGTTCCGGCGCCGAAGCCCGCAGTGGATGCGCGCGCCGAAGCGGCACGCGCGACTGCGGCGCTGACCTCGTCGGTGGTGCAGCGTGCCAATCAGCCCGCACCGACGCCGGTCCCGCCGCCCGTGGCGCCCGCGCCCGCACCGACCGTCGTCGCCTCTGCGCCGAGCGTTGCTGCGGCGGTGCCCGGCCGTCCCGTGCCCGGCGTGGTGCCGGCGCCCGCGACGGTCGCGCCGCCGGCGAACGATCCTTCCGAGCGTGACGACGCGGACGACGACGCAGCGGTTGCCGCTGCCGCCGAAGCACGGCCGGTGATGCCGAGCGCGGCATCGCGGGTGAAGATGGCGCCGGGCATGCGCCCGCTGATCGTGGCGATCGATCCCGGCCATGGCGGCCAGGATCCAGGCGCGAGCGGCCCGAGCGGCAAGCACGAGAAGGACGTGACCCTGGCGATCGGACGCGAACTGGCGCGTCAGATCAACGCCACGCCGGGCATGAAGGCCTACATGACCCGCACCACCGACGTGTTCATTCCCTTGCCGATGCGCGCGCAGAAGGCGCGCGCGGCCAAGGCCGACATCTTCATCTCGATCCACGCCGACGCCGCGGAAAACCGCAGCGCGACCGGTTCCTCGGTGTACGTGCTGTCGACCAAGGGCGCGTCCTCGCAGCGCGCGCGCTGGCTGGCGGACAAGGAAAACGCCGCCGACCTGATCGGCGGCGTGCGCCTGCAGAAGACCGACAGCACCCTGGCCAACGTGTTGCTGGACCTGGCCCAGAGCGGGCACATGAAGGCCTCCGAAGACGCGGCCGGCCATGTGCTGGGCGGGCTGAAGCGGATCGGCAACAACCACAAGCCCGAGATCGAGCGCGCCAACTTCGCGGTGCTGCGCACCTCGGACATGCCGGCGATGCTGGTCGAGACCGCCTTCATCTCCAACCCGGACGAAGAGCGCCGGCTGACCGATCCGGCCTACCAGCGCCGCATCGCCGGCGCGGTGCTCGACGGCGTCAGCACCTTCTTCACCCGGCAGCCGCCGCCGGGCACGCTGTTCGCCGCGCGTGCGCAGGCCGAGGCGGAAGCGGCCAGCACCGTGGCCGGCGGCAGCCGCTGAGGCGCTATCATTAACGGCTGATCCTCGATGACGGCGTCCGCGCCGCGAGCCGTGCCGATGTTCTTTTCCTGCTGTCGTTTTCGTCCTGTCGCCAACACCGGTGCGCGCCTGCGCGTGCATGGAGCGACGGCGGCATGAGCATTCGTCAGTTGCCCGAGATCCTGATCAACCAGATCGCCGCTGGCGAAGTGGTCGAGCGTCCGGCCTCGGTGGTCAAGGAATTGGTGGAGAACGCGCTGGACGCCGGCGCGCACCGCGTCGACATCGATCTGGAAGAAGGCGGCGTGCGCCTGATCCGCATCCGCGACGATGGTGGCGGCATTGCGCCCGAGGAACTGCCGCTGGCGATATCGCGACATGCCACCAGCAAGATCGCCTCGCTGGACGACCTGGAATCGGTGGGCACGCTCGGCTTCCGCGGCGAAGCGCTGCCGTCGATCGCTTCGGTTAGCCGCTTCACCCTGGCTTCGCGCCGTGCCGGCGACGAACACGGCGCGGCCCTGCAGGTCGAGGGCGGCAAGGTCGGCGAGGTGCAGCCGCGCGCGCTGCCGCCGGGTACCCTGGTCGAGGTCCGCGAGCTGTTCTACAACGTGCCGGCGCGGCGCAAGTTCCTGCGCGCCGAGCGCACCGAACTGGGCCACATCGAGGAGTGGCTGCGTTCGCTGGCGCTGGCGCGCCCGGACGTGGAACTGCGCGTGTCGCACAACGGCAAGCCGTCGCGGCGCTACAAGCCCGGCGATCTGTACTCGGATGCGCGCCTGGGCGAGACCCTGGGCGAGGACTTCGCGCGGCAGGCGCTGCGCGTGGACCACAGCGGCGCCGGCCTGCGTCTGCACGGCTGGATTGCGCAGCCGCATTACTCGCGCGCCAGTGCCGACCAGCAATACCTCTACGTCAACGGCCGCTCGGTGCGCGATCGCAGCGTCGCCCACGCGGTGAAGATGGCCTACGGCGATGTGCTGTTCCATGGCCGCCAGCCGGCCTATGTGCTGTTCCTGGAGCTGGAGCCGTCGCGGGTCGACGTCAACGTGCATCCGGCCAAGCACGAGGTGCGCTTCCGCGATGCGCGGCTGATCCACGATTTCGTTTACCGCACGTTGCAGGACGCGCTGGCGCAGACCCGTGCCGGCAGCCTGCCCGGCGCGATCGGTGCCGAAACGGCGCCGGCGCCTGCCGCGGGCGCTGCGGCCTGGGCACCCGCAGGCGCGCCGAACGGCGGCAGTGGGGCGGGCGGTGGCGGACAGGGCTACGGCTACGGTGCGCAGTGGCGCCCGGCACAATCGCCGCTGGGCTTGCGCGTGGAGGAGGCGCCAGCGGCGTATGCGGCGCTGTACGCGCCTGCCGCAGAGGCGGGAAGTGCCACCGGCCTGCCGCGGCAGACCCAGGACCCGGCCGGCGGCCTGCCACCGACGTCCGCCGACAGTGGCGTGCCACCGCTCGGCTACGCCATTGCGCAGTTGCACGGCATCTACATCCTGGCCGAGAACGCCGACGGCCTGATCGTGGTGGACATGCACGCCGCGCACGAACGCATCGGCTACGAGCGCCTGAAGACCGCGCACGACGGCATCGGCCTGCACGCGCAGCCGCTGCTGGTGCCGATCACCCTGGCGGTCGGCGAACGCGATGCCGACACCGCCGAGCGCGAGGCGGAGACGCTGGCCGCGCTCGGTTTCGAGATCACCCGCAGCGGCCCGCAATCGCTGCACGTGCGCAGCATCCCGGCCTTGCTGGCGCAGGCCGAGCCGGAGGCCTTGCTGCGCGACGTGCTCACCGACCTGCGCGAACACGGCCACAGCGGCCGCGTCGCCGGCGCGCGCGACGCGCTGCTGTCGACCATGGCCTGCCACGGCGCGGTGCGCGCCAACCGGCGCCTCACCGTGCCGGAAATGAACGCCTTGCTGCGCGACATGGAAGCCACCGAGCGCTCCGGACAGTGCAATCATGGGCGTCCGACCTGGGCGCGGTTCACCCTGGGCGAGATCGATCGTTGGTTCTTGCGGGGGCGATGATGCGCAAGCGGGTGTGGACGACGGCGTTGCTGGCGGCGATCGTCGCCTTGGGGGGCTGCGGCAAACAGGCGCCGGCACCGGCCGCGCCGAAGGCGATGGACGCGCGCTTCGTGGCCGACGAACAGGCCTGGCGTGCGCAGCGCCAGCGCGAGCTGCAGGCGCCGGATGGCTGGACCAGCCTGGTCGGCCTGCACTGGCTGGAATTGAAAGAGCACTACATCGGCAGCGGCGCGGACAGCGGCATCCGCCTGGCGGTGGGGCCGGCTCGGATGGCGCTGGTGTCGCAGGTGCAGCGCGAGGTCTACCTGACCCCCGAGCGTGGCGCCGCGCTCAGCGTCGCCGGTACGCCGGTGCAGGGGCGCATCCGCCTGTACAGCGACCATGACCCGCAGCCGACGGTGATCGACTTCGACGACGGCAAGGGCAAGCTCAGCCTGATCGAACGCGGCGGCCGCTATGCGCTGCGGGTCAAGCACGCCGACGCGCCGACCCGGCGCAGTTTCACCGGCGTGGCGTCCTGGCCGCTGGCCGAATCCTGGCGCGTGCACGGGCGCTTCGTGCCCAATCCGCCGGGCACGACCCTGCCCATCGTCGACATCATCGGCGTCACCACGCCATCGCCCAATCCCGGCGCGCTGGAGTTCGAGCGCGGCGGCAAGCGCTTCCGCCTGCAGGCGATCGGCGAGCCGGACGGGAAACTGTTCGTGGTGTTCGCCGACCGCACCAGCGGCCACGGCAGCTACCCGGCCGGACGCTTCCTGGACGTGGACGCACCGGCGGCCGACGGCAGCGTGGTGCTGGATTTCAACCGCGCCTACGATCCGCCGTGCGCGTTCACCCCGTTCGCCACCTGTCCGCTGCCGCCGCCGGAGAACCGCCTCGACCTGGCGGTGGATGCCGGCGAGAAGACCTACGCCGCCACCCATTGAACCGAGGATGCCGATGACCCCGTTCCCGCGCCTGTTGCGCCGCCTGCTGCTGGGCCTGTCGCTGTGCCTGGCGCTACCGGCCTTGGCCCGCACGCCGCCGCCGGTGGCGGCGACGCCCGTCGCACCGGTCGCCGCTGCGCCCGCCGTGGCGCCGCCCACGCCGCTGTTGTGGAAGGTCAGCGGCCCGCGCGGCACGCTGTACCTGCTGGGCTCGTTCCACATGCTCAAGGCCGACGACTACCCGCTGGCGCGCGAGGTCGATGCGGCCTATGCGGCGTCGCCGCGGCTGCTGTTCGAACTGTCGCCGAAGGACGTGGACGCGCCGCAACTGGGTGCGCAGATGCTGCAGGCGGCGCAGCGCCATGACGGCAAGCGCCTGCAGGACGACCTGGACCCGGCCACCTGGGAGCGGCTGCGCCGCTATGCCGCCGGCCACGGCCTGCCGCTGGCGCAGATGAGCGGCTTCGAGCCGTGGTTCGTCGGCCTCAGCATCAGCATCGCCGACATGAAGGCGCAGGGCCTGCAGGCCGATGCAGGGCTGGACCGCCACTTCATGACCCTGGCCCTGCAGGACGGCAAGACCGCCGAGGGCCTGGAGACCGCGCAGGCGCAGATCGACCTGCTCGACGGCATGGACCCGGTGGAGCAGAAGCAGATGCTGACCGAGGCGCTGGACGATGCCGAGCAGGGCGCGGCGCAGACCCTGCGCCTGCACGACGCCTGGCGCCGCGGCGACGAGCGCCAGCTGTGGCAGGAGATCGGCGCGCAGATGAAACGCGACTACCCGCGGCTGTACCAGCGCATCGACGTGGAGCGCAACCAGGCCTGGCTGCCGCGGCTGGAGCAACGCCTGAAGGATGGCGGCGGCGACACCATGGTGGTGGTCGGCGCGCTGCACCTGCTGGGGCCGGACGGCGTG includes:
- a CDS encoding TraB/GumN family protein produces the protein MTPFPRLLRRLLLGLSLCLALPALARTPPPVAATPVAPVAAAPAVAPPTPLLWKVSGPRGTLYLLGSFHMLKADDYPLAREVDAAYAASPRLLFELSPKDVDAPQLGAQMLQAAQRHDGKRLQDDLDPATWERLRRYAAGHGLPLAQMSGFEPWFVGLSISIADMKAQGLQADAGLDRHFMTLALQDGKTAEGLETAQAQIDLLDGMDPVEQKQMLTEALDDAEQGAAQTLRLHDAWRRGDERQLWQEIGAQMKRDYPRLYQRIDVERNQAWLPRLEQRLKDGGGDTMVVVGALHLLGPDGVVDGLRARGYKVERICASCKPARSR
- the mutL gene encoding DNA mismatch repair endonuclease MutL; the encoded protein is MSIRQLPEILINQIAAGEVVERPASVVKELVENALDAGAHRVDIDLEEGGVRLIRIRDDGGGIAPEELPLAISRHATSKIASLDDLESVGTLGFRGEALPSIASVSRFTLASRRAGDEHGAALQVEGGKVGEVQPRALPPGTLVEVRELFYNVPARRKFLRAERTELGHIEEWLRSLALARPDVELRVSHNGKPSRRYKPGDLYSDARLGETLGEDFARQALRVDHSGAGLRLHGWIAQPHYSRASADQQYLYVNGRSVRDRSVAHAVKMAYGDVLFHGRQPAYVLFLELEPSRVDVNVHPAKHEVRFRDARLIHDFVYRTLQDALAQTRAGSLPGAIGAETAPAPAAGAAAWAPAGAPNGGSGAGGGGQGYGYGAQWRPAQSPLGLRVEEAPAAYAALYAPAAEAGSATGLPRQTQDPAGGLPPTSADSGVPPLGYAIAQLHGIYILAENADGLIVVDMHAAHERIGYERLKTAHDGIGLHAQPLLVPITLAVGERDADTAEREAETLAALGFEITRSGPQSLHVRSIPALLAQAEPEALLRDVLTDLREHGHSGRVAGARDALLSTMACHGAVRANRRLTVPEMNALLRDMEATERSGQCNHGRPTWARFTLGEIDRWFLRGR
- a CDS encoding DUF1684 domain-containing protein, translating into MRKRVWTTALLAAIVALGGCGKQAPAPAAPKAMDARFVADEQAWRAQRQRELQAPDGWTSLVGLHWLELKEHYIGSGADSGIRLAVGPARMALVSQVQREVYLTPERGAALSVAGTPVQGRIRLYSDHDPQPTVIDFDDGKGKLSLIERGGRYALRVKHADAPTRRSFTGVASWPLAESWRVHGRFVPNPPGTTLPIVDIIGVTTPSPNPGALEFERGGKRFRLQAIGEPDGKLFVVFADRTSGHGSYPAGRFLDVDAPAADGSVVLDFNRAYDPPCAFTPFATCPLPPPENRLDLAVDAGEKTYAATH